The following are from one region of the Anaeropeptidivorans aminofermentans genome:
- a CDS encoding ABC transporter ATP-binding protein: MSNIINGQEPILEIKNLAMHFTTKKRGIKSTVKAVDDVSFNVYPGETFGLVGESGCGKTTTGRTIIRLYDPTDGKVYFKGKDISGKLDKETRKYITDNIAMIFQDPIASLNPRMTVQEIVGEGLKIRGYKDEGERHKKIIEMLEHVGLQAEHAMRYPHEFSGGQRQRIGIARALIINPQMVIADEPVSALDVSVQAQVINLLNSLKEELGLTILFIAHNLSVVKYFSDRIGVMYYGKLVELADSEELFKNPMHPYTKALLSAIPQPDPRAEKRRKRIHYDPKVHDYSSDNPPRYHEISEGHLIYCSDDELEEYIKDWKE, from the coding sequence ATGAGTAATATAATAAACGGCCAAGAGCCTATTCTTGAGATAAAAAACCTTGCGATGCATTTTACCACGAAAAAAAGAGGGATAAAATCCACAGTGAAGGCTGTTGATGATGTAAGCTTTAATGTATACCCCGGAGAGACCTTTGGCCTTGTAGGAGAATCCGGCTGCGGAAAAACCACAACAGGCAGAACCATCATCAGGCTCTATGACCCTACAGACGGCAAGGTCTATTTTAAAGGCAAAGACATCTCGGGAAAATTAGATAAGGAAACAAGAAAATACATAACAGATAATATCGCTATGATTTTTCAGGACCCTATCGCTTCTTTGAATCCCAGAATGACCGTTCAGGAAATTGTAGGGGAGGGCCTTAAAATCAGAGGCTATAAAGATGAAGGGGAACGCCATAAGAAAATTATCGAAATGCTTGAACATGTAGGTTTGCAGGCGGAACACGCCATGCGATACCCCCATGAGTTTTCAGGGGGCCAAAGGCAGCGCATCGGTATTGCCAGAGCATTAATTATAAACCCTCAGATGGTAATTGCAGACGAGCCTGTTTCAGCCCTTGACGTCTCGGTGCAGGCCCAGGTAATTAACCTTCTGAATAGCCTTAAAGAGGAACTGGGGCTTACGATTCTTTTTATCGCCCATAATCTTTCAGTGGTTAAGTATTTTTCCGACAGAATCGGGGTTATGTATTACGGAAAGCTTGTGGAGCTTGCGGATTCGGAAGAGCTTTTTAAAAACCCCATGCACCCTTATACAAAGGCTTTGCTTTCAGCCATCCCCCAGCCAGACCCAAGAGCTGAAAAGAGAAGAAAGCGAATCCATTATGACCCGAAGGTTCATGATTATTCTTCTGATAATCCGCCAAGATACCACGAAATATCCGAAGGCCATTTAATATACTGCTCTGATGACGAGCTTGAGGAATATATAAAAGACTGGAAAGAATAG
- a CDS encoding ABC transporter ATP-binding protein has product MDKILSVNNLSVSFNAYAGTVKAVRDISFDLYKGETLAIVGESGSGKSVTTKAILGILPKNGRIDAGSVIYQGEDMTKYKEKDYYKIRGKRISLVFQDPLSALNPIMKIGKQITEALVLSHSIEKSKAKERAIELMDAVGIPDARNRYDAYPFQFSGGMRQRIVIAIALASNPEILICDEPTTALDVTIQTRILELINDIKKERNLSIIFITHDLGVVANMADRVCVMYAGRIVEVGTSDEIFYSPAHPYTRVLLSAIPDLNTKEKLFSIPGAPPNMLYLPKGDAFAPRNKYALAIDFEEEPPYFKISDTHYASTWLLHPYAPKVEMPDVLKERIRRMEEEEMAHE; this is encoded by the coding sequence ATGGATAAGATTTTAAGCGTAAACAATTTATCTGTATCCTTTAACGCTTACGCAGGAACCGTAAAAGCCGTTAGGGATATCAGCTTCGATTTATATAAAGGCGAGACCCTTGCAATCGTTGGGGAATCAGGCTCCGGAAAGAGCGTTACAACAAAGGCGATTTTAGGAATCCTGCCTAAAAACGGGCGGATTGACGCCGGAAGCGTAATCTATCAAGGGGAGGATATGACAAAATATAAAGAAAAGGATTATTATAAAATACGGGGAAAGCGAATTTCCCTTGTATTTCAAGACCCTTTATCTGCTCTGAACCCTATTATGAAAATAGGAAAGCAAATTACCGAGGCCCTTGTATTAAGCCATTCCATAGAAAAGTCAAAGGCCAAGGAAAGGGCTATTGAGCTTATGGACGCTGTCGGCATTCCAGATGCAAGAAACCGGTATGACGCGTATCCCTTCCAATTTTCAGGCGGAATGCGCCAAAGAATCGTAATTGCCATTGCCCTTGCCAGCAATCCCGAAATACTCATCTGCGACGAGCCCACAACAGCCCTTGACGTTACTATTCAGACCCGTATTCTGGAACTGATAAACGATATTAAAAAAGAACGTAATCTCTCTATTATCTTTATAACCCATGACCTTGGGGTGGTTGCCAACATGGCGGACAGGGTCTGTGTTATGTACGCCGGGCGAATTGTAGAGGTAGGTACAAGCGATGAAATTTTCTACAGCCCTGCCCATCCCTATACAAGAGTGCTGCTTTCGGCCATACCCGATTTAAATACCAAGGAAAAGCTTTTTTCCATACCCGGGGCCCCGCCTAATATGCTTTATCTGCCGAAGGGTGACGCCTTTGCCCCAAGAAATAAATATGCCCTTGCCATTGATTTTGAGGAAGAGCCGCCTTATTTTAAAATTTCGGATACCCATTACGCCTCAACATGGCTTTTGCACCCCTATGCGCCGAAGGTAGAAATGCCCGACGTGCTGAAAGAACGTATCAGGCGTATGGAAGAGGAGGAAATGGCCCATGAGTAA
- a CDS encoding succinylglutamate desuccinylase/aspartoacylase family protein yields MENQEFNIRTIDFKGEKEGPSIVITGAIHGNEQTGTYTAELIAERLKNEKILGNIRIMPICNESAFKARQRPAAEDGEDLNRIFPGDKNGGYSYRLANHIWELTEGYDYIIDLHCCGIYGSTYTMCWYSKYDFHYDIAKKLGIETVIHTAGTGGQFYLESCEKRGQKGLLIELPGGQPGGVIHMESAVSTCEKIINYLKLINIIEGEGIMPEGIKFCGVIAKECLPAHEDGVYIRKIMPGDYVNAGDVVGSVNGVEYKAPFDAVATSSSLSRYVFKGENIISLAPAREVQKGEIE; encoded by the coding sequence ATGGAGAATCAGGAATTCAACATAAGAACCATTGATTTTAAGGGAGAAAAGGAAGGCCCTTCCATAGTTATTACAGGGGCAATCCACGGTAATGAGCAGACGGGAACTTATACGGCAGAGCTTATAGCCGAAAGACTTAAAAATGAGAAAATCCTTGGGAATATACGTATCATGCCCATTTGCAACGAGAGCGCATTTAAGGCAAGGCAAAGGCCTGCCGCAGAAGACGGGGAGGATTTGAACAGAATTTTCCCCGGAGATAAAAACGGCGGTTATAGCTATCGTCTTGCAAACCATATATGGGAACTTACAGAAGGCTATGATTATATTATAGACCTCCACTGCTGCGGTATTTACGGAAGCACTTATACCATGTGCTGGTACAGCAAATATGATTTTCACTATGATATTGCAAAAAAATTAGGCATAGAAACCGTAATACATACAGCCGGAACAGGCGGGCAGTTTTATCTTGAATCCTGTGAGAAAAGAGGACAGAAAGGCCTTTTAATCGAGCTTCCCGGAGGGCAGCCCGGCGGGGTTATTCACATGGAGTCCGCCGTAAGCACCTGTGAGAAAATAATAAATTATTTAAAGCTTATCAATATCATAGAAGGAGAAGGCATCATGCCGGAAGGCATAAAGTTCTGCGGTGTTATCGCAAAGGAATGTCTTCCTGCCCATGAAGACGGGGTTTATATAAGAAAGATTATGCCGGGCGATTATGTAAATGCAGGGGATGTTGTAGGAAGCGTAAACGGAGTAGAATATAAAGCGCCTTTTGATGCCGTTGCCACATCCTCTTCCTTAAGCAGGTATGTTTTTAAAGGGGAAAACATTATTTCTCTGGCCCCTGCAAGGGAGGTCCAAAAAGGAGAAATTGAATAA
- a CDS encoding ABC transporter permease, whose amino-acid sequence MVKIYEPDSPELKNMPKEKFILVQMDENIADSKFDSKPIGFFKDAMIRFSRSKVSIIAFVVITIILLFAIIAPEASRYDYNDQNLQHINLPPKMPGLAKLGIFDGTRVLQNRRKDTLNDTTRYPEGSILYIGETKIVQGIELCDIKVDYYKYAGVEDGASYWMGTDYLGRDLWVRMWRGARVSLLIAFISVLCNVTVGIIYGSIAGYYGGKTDMLMMRVTEIIGAFPEIVVVTLFILFFGTGMLSIILSLVVQNWIGTARMVRGQFYRYKGSEYVLAARTLGVKDMSLIFRHILPNSIGPIITRSMIAIPSAIFTESFLAYIGLGIKAPESSIGVLLSQGQKVMQQFPNQVFFPAIVISILMIAFNMLSNGLRDAFDPTQRGA is encoded by the coding sequence ATGGTTAAAATATACGAGCCGGACTCTCCGGAATTAAAGAATATGCCAAAAGAGAAGTTTATCCTTGTACAAATGGACGAAAACATTGCTGACAGTAAATTTGACAGCAAGCCCATAGGCTTTTTTAAAGACGCAATGATTCGTTTTTCAAGAAGCAAGGTTTCAATTATTGCATTTGTTGTTATAACCATAATACTTCTTTTTGCAATTATTGCCCCTGAGGCAAGCCGATACGATTATAATGACCAGAATCTCCAGCATATAAACCTTCCTCCTAAAATGCCGGGCTTAGCGAAATTGGGGATTTTTGACGGTACGAGGGTTCTTCAGAACAGAAGAAAGGACACCTTAAACGATACCACGCGCTATCCCGAAGGCTCCATATTGTATATTGGAGAAACGAAGATTGTTCAAGGGATAGAGCTTTGTGACATTAAGGTAGATTACTATAAATATGCCGGCGTAGAAGACGGAGCAAGCTATTGGATGGGTACTGACTATCTTGGCAGAGACCTCTGGGTCCGTATGTGGCGGGGGGCCAGGGTATCCCTTTTGATTGCCTTTATATCTGTTTTATGTAATGTTACTGTAGGGATTATTTACGGCTCCATTGCCGGATATTACGGCGGGAAAACAGATATGCTGATGATGCGTGTGACTGAAATTATAGGCGCTTTTCCGGAAATTGTTGTAGTGACTTTGTTTATCCTGTTTTTCGGCACGGGAATGCTTTCCATCATCCTTTCGCTTGTGGTTCAAAACTGGATTGGTACTGCCCGTATGGTAAGAGGCCAATTTTATAGATATAAGGGCAGCGAATACGTTCTTGCCGCGAGAACCTTAGGAGTAAAGGATATGTCTCTTATCTTCAGGCATATTCTGCCAAACTCCATAGGCCCTATTATCACAAGAAGCATGATTGCTATTCCAAGCGCCATATTTACGGAATCCTTCCTTGCTTACATCGGCCTTGGCATAAAAGCACCGGAATCTTCCATCGGTGTGCTTCTTTCCCAAGGGCAGAAGGTAATGCAGCAGTTTCCAAATCAAGTATTTTTCCCGGCAATTGTCATTTCAATCCTTATGATAGCCTTTAATATGCTTTCAAACGGACTTCGTGACGCATTTGACCCAACCCAGCGGGGCGCATAG
- a CDS encoding ABC transporter permease, producing the protein MVRYIAERIIAMLITLFIIVTLGFMVIRLMPGGIFDNAVDMTYEQKAALEAKYNLDKPIPVQYGLFLKGIVTEGDWGTSLKMQINVPVWEIIKDKIPVTLYINFFSLLISLPLGIILGILAAIRKNSSVDYSVSFFVVICISVPSFIFATLLQYFVAFKGGLLPIIYDPTALGIERFRGLLLPIIALSFSPIARVTRYLRAELAETINSDFMLLAKTKGLTELQATVNHGIRNSLLPLMNIIVPMFTSIMGGSLVIETIFAIPGMGGIMVKSINAPDYTVTLAALIFYSVISLLTVLIVDISYGIIDPRVRMGGKA; encoded by the coding sequence ATGGTTAGATATATTGCAGAAAGAATTATTGCCATGCTCATAACCCTTTTTATTATCGTAACTCTGGGATTTATGGTTATAAGGCTCATGCCCGGAGGTATTTTTGATAATGCGGTAGATATGACTTATGAGCAAAAGGCGGCCCTTGAAGCCAAATATAATCTTGATAAGCCGATTCCTGTACAGTACGGCTTATTTTTAAAGGGGATTGTTACAGAAGGGGACTGGGGAACCTCTCTTAAAATGCAGATTAACGTTCCTGTATGGGAGATTATCAAAGATAAAATTCCTGTAACGTTATACATAAACTTTTTTTCTCTTTTAATTTCTTTGCCTCTTGGCATTATTTTAGGCATTTTAGCTGCCATCAGAAAAAATTCCTCTGTGGATTATTCAGTGTCATTTTTTGTGGTTATATGCATCTCTGTGCCTTCGTTTATCTTTGCTACGCTGCTGCAATATTTTGTCGCTTTTAAAGGCGGCCTGCTGCCCATTATTTATGACCCTACTGCTTTGGGAATAGAGCGGTTCAGAGGGCTTCTTCTGCCGATTATTGCCCTTTCCTTTAGCCCTATTGCGAGGGTTACAAGATATTTAAGGGCGGAGCTTGCAGAAACCATCAATTCAGATTTTATGCTGCTTGCAAAGACAAAAGGCCTTACGGAGCTTCAAGCCACTGTAAACCACGGCATTAGAAACTCTTTGCTTCCTTTAATGAATATTATTGTGCCGATGTTTACAAGCATCATGGGGGGAAGCCTTGTTATAGAAACCATCTTTGCCATACCGGGAATGGGCGGTATTATGGTTAAATCCATAAATGCACCGGATTATACCGTTACCCTTGCCGCTCTTATATTTTATTCCGTAATATCCTTGCTTACGGTTCTTATTGTTGACATTTCATACGGAATCATCGATCCCAGAGTAAGAATGGGAGGGAAAGCCTAA
- a CDS encoding peptide ABC transporter substrate-binding protein, protein MKKLTAILMAGIMGLAVFTGCGGNGSSNDGNQNAQKSQETATAEAPKEEAKASEPASSEPYGTFNNYFTGDIDTINPHIYTLSNSGDVFALVSLMLYKQMPTEDGKAFAYVGELAEGEPIKMDEEGKIWNIKIRENAVWENGDKIDIDDVIYSWKMCLDPILVNSRASQLASDYITIVNATDYYLQGSENKVAWEDVGIKKVDDYTLSLELTDPVTEADIKAHFNYVWTSLVHEPTYEAGMDAGRTKTTYGSSADRFMSCGRFILKDWVNGSQVNMVRNPDYVDKDEIKIAGYSYKMLDDANTALELFLSGDLDVVNLNASVIEQYIDDPRVKIAPATSIQTLTINHGNTNNSGILGNVNFRKALSYAVDRENIAKMTNGIAANYLVPQKCLGDTDKGLTFRQMPEAQEYLEPNLGFDAAKAKEYYDKAMAEAGLTNLTLTLMYNESSANNKSASEFLHKELPKIFGDSFTLELMAAPSSVLNTYIKGWKEGDPNSFELQWRGWNTSTAAPWNGLKVYSSMYSNKNEPYYNDEFDALWEEANYSLDAKLDPAYRLQLTREMEKIALDEVAACPVYEAPGYYMISERVNLISDGYIPGYGFGYSLATISQ, encoded by the coding sequence ATGAAAAAATTAACCGCTATCCTTATGGCAGGGATAATGGGATTAGCTGTTTTTACAGGTTGTGGGGGAAACGGCTCTTCAAATGATGGGAATCAAAATGCACAAAAGAGTCAAGAAACAGCTACTGCGGAAGCGCCAAAGGAAGAAGCAAAAGCTTCAGAACCTGCTTCTTCAGAGCCTTATGGCACATTTAATAATTATTTTACCGGCGACATCGACACCATTAATCCACATATTTATACATTATCCAATAGCGGTGATGTTTTTGCCCTTGTGTCTTTAATGCTTTATAAACAAATGCCTACAGAAGACGGGAAGGCCTTTGCTTATGTAGGGGAGCTTGCAGAAGGCGAGCCTATAAAGATGGACGAAGAAGGCAAGATTTGGAATATAAAAATACGTGAAAACGCTGTTTGGGAAAACGGAGATAAAATAGATATAGATGACGTCATCTATTCATGGAAAATGTGCCTTGACCCGATTCTTGTAAACTCCAGAGCCTCCCAGCTTGCAAGCGATTATATTACGATTGTAAATGCCACGGATTATTATCTTCAGGGGAGTGAAAACAAAGTAGCATGGGAAGATGTGGGCATAAAGAAGGTTGATGATTATACCCTTTCTCTTGAGCTTACAGACCCTGTAACAGAAGCCGACATTAAAGCGCATTTTAACTATGTATGGACCAGCTTAGTACATGAGCCGACCTATGAAGCAGGCATGGACGCAGGGCGCACAAAGACCACTTACGGTTCAAGCGCAGACAGGTTCATGAGCTGCGGCCGGTTTATATTAAAGGACTGGGTAAACGGTTCGCAGGTAAATATGGTTAGAAACCCTGATTATGTAGATAAAGACGAAATTAAAATTGCAGGATATTCTTATAAAATGCTGGATGATGCCAATACGGCTCTTGAGCTTTTCCTGAGCGGAGATCTTGATGTTGTTAACCTGAATGCCTCTGTTATAGAGCAGTATATTGACGACCCAAGGGTAAAAATAGCCCCTGCAACTTCAATACAGACCCTTACAATAAACCATGGAAACACCAATAATAGCGGTATCCTTGGAAATGTAAACTTCAGAAAGGCATTATCCTACGCCGTAGACAGAGAAAACATAGCAAAAATGACAAACGGCATAGCCGCAAATTATCTTGTGCCTCAAAAATGCCTCGGTGATACAGACAAAGGCCTTACATTCCGCCAGATGCCGGAAGCCCAGGAATATTTAGAGCCAAATTTAGGCTTTGATGCTGCAAAGGCCAAGGAATATTATGACAAGGCCATGGCAGAAGCAGGCCTTACGAATCTTACTCTTACCCTTATGTATAATGAATCCAGTGCTAATAATAAATCTGCTTCCGAGTTCCTTCATAAAGAGCTTCCTAAGATTTTCGGAGACAGCTTTACTTTAGAGCTTATGGCCGCCCCAAGCTCCGTTCTGAATACATATATTAAAGGCTGGAAAGAAGGCGACCCCAACAGCTTCGAGCTTCAGTGGAGAGGCTGGAACACAAGCACGGCAGCGCCGTGGAATGGACTTAAGGTTTACAGCTCCATGTATTCAAATAAAAACGAGCCTTATTATAACGATGAATTTGATGCCTTATGGGAAGAGGCAAACTACAGCCTAGACGCTAAACTGGACCCTGCCTACAGGCTTCAGCTTACACGGGAAATGGAAAAAATAGCTCTTGACGAAGTAGCTGCATGCCCTGTTTACGAGGCACCGGGATATTACATGATAAGCGAAAGAGTAAACTTAATAAGCGATGGCTATATCCCCGGCTATGGTTTTGGATATAGCTTAGCAACAATTAGCCAATAA
- a CDS encoding ABC transporter ATP-binding protein, translating into MEGKLKRFITYYKPHKKVFFIDLFCAFAASIIVLLYPLLVRYVTSTAQTTGIDMAIIGKVCLAFVVLAVIEYFCNYYVAYVGHVMGAKMEFDMRKDLFTHFQKLSLSFYDNAKTGQLMSRLTNDLFDVTELAHHGPEDIIISTVKIIGSFIILININIPLTLIIFAILPFMFVFTLYYNKKMKNAFKKNRQRVAEINAQIEDSISGVRVVKGFANEDVELGKFNVGNENYVKSKDGSYHAMGRFHSGLGFFITLINIAMIFFGAFFITRGIIDISDLVTYLLYIGMLIDPVKKLINFTEQFQNGGTGFERFLEILDVAPDIKDSENARDIEKVQGDISFDNVSFSYELDHEEKRVLNNISLNIKAGEYVALVGPSGVGKTTLCSLIPRFYDPTEGRILIDGQDIKDFKLKSLRKHIGIVQQDVYLFAGTVRENIEYGKPGASMEEIIEAAKNANAHEFIINLPEGYDTNIGQRGVKLSGGQKQRLSIARVFLKNPPILIFDEATSSLDNESEKIVQESLEGLAKNRTTICIAHRLSTIRNAENILVLSQDGIVERGTHDELIGKKGTYARYYALSGSVAGD; encoded by the coding sequence GCATTGACATGGCCATCATCGGAAAGGTGTGCCTTGCTTTTGTCGTTTTAGCGGTTATTGAATATTTCTGCAATTATTATGTGGCTTATGTAGGCCATGTAATGGGTGCAAAAATGGAATTTGACATGCGTAAGGATTTATTCACCCATTTTCAGAAACTTTCTTTAAGCTTCTATGACAATGCAAAAACCGGTCAGCTTATGAGCCGCCTTACAAATGACCTTTTCGACGTTACGGAGCTTGCCCACCACGGCCCTGAGGATATTATCATATCCACTGTTAAAATTATAGGCTCTTTTATTATACTCATTAATATTAATATCCCTTTAACCCTTATCATATTTGCCATACTTCCTTTTATGTTTGTCTTTACCCTTTATTATAATAAGAAAATGAAAAATGCATTTAAGAAAAATCGCCAGAGAGTGGCAGAAATAAACGCCCAGATAGAAGACAGCATATCCGGTGTAAGAGTAGTGAAGGGTTTTGCCAATGAAGATGTGGAGCTTGGCAAATTTAACGTCGGCAATGAAAACTACGTTAAATCCAAAGACGGAAGCTACCACGCCATGGGAAGATTCCACAGCGGCCTTGGATTTTTTATAACTTTGATTAACATAGCCATGATATTCTTCGGCGCATTTTTTATTACAAGAGGAATCATCGACATATCCGACCTTGTTACTTATCTTCTTTATATCGGAATGCTCATAGACCCTGTTAAAAAGCTTATAAACTTCACCGAGCAGTTTCAAAACGGCGGAACAGGTTTTGAGCGGTTCCTTGAAATCCTTGATGTTGCTCCAGATATTAAAGACAGCGAAAACGCCAGGGACATAGAAAAGGTACAGGGAGATATTTCTTTTGATAATGTATCTTTCTCTTATGAGCTTGACCATGAAGAAAAAAGAGTTTTAAACAATATAAGCCTGAACATCAAAGCCGGTGAATACGTTGCCCTTGTAGGCCCCTCCGGGGTTGGCAAAACCACCCTTTGCTCTTTGATACCGAGGTTTTACGACCCTACGGAAGGCCGTATCCTCATAGACGGGCAGGATATAAAGGATTTTAAATTAAAATCCCTTAGAAAGCATATCGGAATCGTTCAGCAGGATGTATATCTTTTTGCAGGTACCGTAAGAGAAAACATAGAATACGGAAAGCCCGGGGCCTCTATGGAAGAAATTATAGAAGCCGCCAAAAACGCCAATGCTCATGAATTTATCATAAATCTTCCCGAAGGCTATGACACGAATATCGGTCAAAGAGGTGTGAAACTTTCTGGGGGGCAAAAGCAAAGGCTCTCCATCGCAAGGGTATTCCTTAAAAATCCCCCTATCCTTATCTTTGACGAGGCGACCTCTTCTCTGGATAACGAATCGGAAAAAATCGTTCAGGAAAGCCTTGAAGGCTTAGCTAAAAACCGTACCACAATCTGTATCGCCCACAGGCTTTCAACCATAAGAAATGCTGAAAACATTCTCGTTCTTTCACAGGACGGCATTGTGGAAAGAGGAACCCACGACGAACTAATCGGTAAAAAAGGCACCTACGCCAGATACTACGCCTTAAGCGGAAGTGTGGCAGGGGACTAA